In one window of Lacticaseibacillus casei DSM 20011 = JCM 1134 = ATCC 393 DNA:
- a CDS encoding amino acid permease, with protein MGTGLFVASGSAIATAGPGGAIVAYIAIGLMVFFLMTSLGEMATYSPVSGSFSEYASRFVDPALGFALGWNYWLNWAITLAVDVSTTAIVMHFWLPNLPGWVISVGFLALIFVINFVSAKSFAETEYWLSLVKVVTVIVFLGVGVLTIVGIMGSDGAVGLGNYTTGAAPFVGGLPATLSVFVVAGFSFQGTELIGITAGESETPETSIPKAIKQVFWRILLFYILSIAIIAAIIPYTSPNLLGSSVNDVAISPFTLVFNRIGMAGAASIMNAVILTSVLSSANSGMYASTRMLWAMAGSGFAPRIFQKTNRRGVPIAALLLTTLVGGMTFLTSIMGPGVYQLLVAASGLTGFLAWLGIAISHLRFRRAFIKQGHSLNELAYHAKWFPIGPVLAMIMSLIVIIGQDIGSLTSFAWRRLLISYMSIPLFIGLFVYYKVKNKTKLIPLDQIDLTRRRERR; from the coding sequence ATTGGCACCGGTCTGTTTGTTGCTAGCGGGAGTGCAATCGCTACTGCTGGGCCGGGCGGAGCAATCGTTGCGTATATTGCGATTGGCTTGATGGTCTTTTTCTTGATGACCAGTCTTGGTGAGATGGCCACTTATTCGCCGGTTTCGGGATCGTTTTCCGAATATGCCAGTCGGTTTGTTGATCCGGCTTTGGGGTTTGCGCTGGGATGGAATTATTGGCTCAATTGGGCGATTACCTTAGCAGTGGATGTTTCAACAACCGCGATTGTGATGCACTTTTGGTTACCCAATTTACCGGGATGGGTCATCTCGGTTGGCTTCCTTGCGCTGATTTTTGTCATCAATTTTGTTTCTGCAAAGTCGTTTGCGGAGACCGAGTACTGGCTATCTTTGGTCAAAGTTGTAACCGTGATTGTTTTCTTGGGTGTTGGTGTTTTGACCATTGTTGGTATTATGGGCAGTGATGGTGCGGTTGGTTTGGGGAATTATACAACCGGCGCAGCACCCTTTGTCGGAGGCTTGCCCGCAACGCTCTCGGTATTTGTGGTAGCAGGCTTTTCCTTTCAAGGCACGGAACTGATTGGTATTACAGCGGGAGAAAGTGAGACTCCGGAAACCAGCATTCCCAAGGCAATCAAACAGGTTTTCTGGCGTATCCTATTGTTCTACATTTTGTCGATTGCCATCATCGCAGCGATCATCCCATATACCAGTCCCAATTTGCTTGGTTCCTCGGTCAACGACGTGGCCATTTCCCCATTCACATTGGTTTTTAACCGAATTGGGATGGCGGGAGCAGCCAGTATTATGAACGCTGTGATTCTAACATCGGTGTTGTCTTCGGCCAACTCGGGGATGTATGCTTCGACTCGCATGCTATGGGCGATGGCAGGCTCAGGGTTTGCACCCCGCATTTTTCAAAAGACGAATCGTCGTGGCGTACCAATTGCTGCGTTGCTTTTGACCACACTGGTTGGTGGTATGACTTTTTTGACCAGCATCATGGGCCCGGGTGTGTATCAATTATTAGTGGCAGCATCAGGATTGACCGGATTTCTGGCATGGTTAGGGATTGCGATCTCGCATCTTCGTTTTCGTAGGGCATTCATCAAGCAAGGTCATTCATTGAATGAGTTGGCCTATCACGCTAAATGGTTCCCGATCGGACCAGTGCTTGCAATGATCATGAGTTTGATTGTGATCATTGGTCAGGATATTGGTTCGCTAACTAGTTTTGCTTGGCGGCGGCTCTTGATTTCCTATATGTCGATTCCACTATTTATCGGTTTGTTTGTTTATTACAAAGTTAAAAATAAGACAAAACTGATTCCACTTGACCAGATTGATTTAACACGCCGCCGGGAACGGCGCTAG
- a CDS encoding AraC family transcriptional regulator → MFKENKWLRTDQFVCPELSVFEEGYEDVHPRAPYQYEQLDYYLLHFILQGEGLFFINNEIHQLSRGQGFLIPPFTDNNYYPLIGNPWSYRWIGVRGSGAEAVFKAAGLGKTNFVYRHQDVHQMDRLFGEAYDYFSGDHLYGALGKFYEIVSALVEDYQQETRLGVLPTQQYVLQAVEILKNEYADNTLRIDDEAARVKVERTYLYRIFMSNLGVSPKSYLMQLRINQAIELLRNTNDAIGDIALKVGFTSYPQFAKAFMKARSMSPSAFRKAISSGELSPRKID, encoded by the coding sequence ATGTTTAAGGAAAACAAGTGGCTGCGAACGGATCAGTTTGTGTGTCCGGAACTGTCGGTTTTTGAAGAGGGGTATGAGGACGTTCATCCGCGGGCGCCTTATCAGTATGAACAGCTGGATTACTACTTGCTGCATTTTATTCTTCAAGGCGAAGGGCTGTTCTTTATTAACAACGAAATTCACCAGTTGTCACGCGGGCAGGGCTTTTTGATCCCGCCTTTTACGGATAACAACTATTATCCCTTGATTGGCAACCCGTGGAGTTATCGGTGGATCGGCGTTCGCGGGTCAGGCGCTGAGGCCGTTTTTAAAGCTGCAGGTTTGGGGAAGACCAATTTTGTTTATAGGCATCAAGATGTTCATCAAATGGATCGCTTATTTGGCGAGGCTTACGACTATTTTAGCGGTGACCATTTGTATGGCGCTTTGGGGAAGTTTTATGAAATTGTGAGTGCCTTGGTTGAGGATTATCAACAAGAGACGCGGTTGGGTGTGCTTCCTACTCAGCAATATGTGTTGCAAGCCGTTGAGATTCTTAAGAATGAGTATGCGGATAACACGCTGAGAATTGATGACGAAGCAGCACGCGTTAAAGTCGAGCGTACTTATCTTTACCGCATTTTCATGAGCAATCTCGGCGTTTCGCCGAAAAGTTATTTGATGCAGCTGCGGATTAATCAGGCAATCGAGTTGTTGCGCAATACCAACGATGCGATCGGCGATATTGCGCTCAAAGTCGGGTTTACCAGCTATCCGCAATTCGCAAAGGCGTTTATGAAGGCGCGAAGCATGTCGCCCTCGGCTTTTCGGAAGGCAATTTCGAGCGGTGAGTTGAGTCCGCGGAAGATTGATTGA
- a CDS encoding PTS sugar transporter subunit IIA, translating into MSTEEKYNLIQEVNTRMSSSTLTIPTLNSVMEIVARTVKNDKQLVQIRRELDSNLFKPKVRQVTHKLALVDVLNENDIKLAVEASSATDAIRVAAEPLVEQGAISQNYVEKMVSPDDEHALSAYIISPGVALPHSNPENGAKKVAIGMTVLKSPVTFGKMENEKVRFIFVLSAVNPTDHLMVLQDLMDLLADNHFMSLLVSPKTNVQDVLRYLREKSKLKLKG; encoded by the coding sequence ATGTCGACAGAAGAAAAATATAATCTTATACAAGAAGTCAATACGAGGATGTCCTCAAGTACTTTAACAATCCCAACATTGAACTCTGTGATGGAGATTGTCGCCAGGACAGTTAAGAATGATAAGCAGTTGGTGCAAATTCGAAGAGAGTTAGACTCCAATCTATTTAAGCCGAAAGTTCGTCAGGTGACACACAAACTTGCACTTGTCGATGTTTTGAATGAGAACGATATTAAGTTAGCTGTTGAAGCAAGTTCTGCAACAGATGCCATTCGAGTTGCGGCGGAACCATTAGTTGAGCAAGGAGCTATTAGTCAGAATTATGTCGAAAAAATGGTTTCGCCGGATGATGAGCATGCCTTGTCTGCGTATATTATTTCTCCTGGTGTTGCGTTGCCACACTCCAATCCTGAAAATGGGGCTAAAAAGGTTGCCATTGGCATGACCGTTTTAAAATCCCCGGTCACTTTTGGCAAAATGGAGAACGAAAAAGTTAGATTCATTTTTGTGCTAAGTGCTGTTAATCCGACTGATCATTTGATGGTTTTGCAGGATTTGATGGACTTATTGGCTGACAACCATTTTATGAGCTTATTAGTTAGCCCAAAGACAAATGTGCAAGATGTTCTTCGGTATTTACGCGAAAAGAGTAAGCTGAAACTGAAGGGTTGA
- a CDS encoding sugar-binding domain-containing protein, with translation MTTAKLWEQPELTDINRMAPRSHFETFFPGEYKQPRHYQLLNGTWQFKFLDAPEYAPADFMASDFDDHDWDQIPVPSNWQLQGYGKMHYSDLWYNFPIDPPFVPRENPTGLYRRTFTVDEVAANEQYIIGFNGVDSAFKLYLNGKFIGYSKGARLPSEFDVTKALKQGANTVAVEVVQWSDGTYLEDQDMWWLSGLFRDVSLYSRPQNGLYDVRIRTYLSNAYVPANW, from the coding sequence ATGACAACAGCAAAACTATGGGAGCAACCTGAATTAACCGACATTAATCGAATGGCGCCACGAAGCCATTTCGAAACTTTCTTTCCAGGTGAGTACAAACAACCGCGGCATTACCAATTACTAAATGGCACATGGCAGTTTAAATTCTTAGACGCGCCGGAATATGCGCCTGCAGATTTTATGGCGAGTGACTTTGATGATCATGACTGGGATCAGATTCCTGTGCCAAGTAACTGGCAGTTGCAAGGTTATGGGAAAATGCATTATTCCGACCTCTGGTATAACTTTCCGATTGATCCACCCTTTGTACCACGGGAAAATCCGACCGGGCTGTATCGGCGAACCTTTACGGTAGATGAAGTGGCAGCAAATGAACAATATATCATTGGCTTTAATGGCGTCGATTCTGCTTTTAAGCTATATCTCAATGGCAAGTTTATTGGATATAGCAAAGGCGCACGGTTGCCAAGCGAGTTTGACGTTACGAAGGCGTTGAAACAAGGAGCCAACACGGTCGCCGTTGAAGTCGTTCAATGGTCGGATGGTACATATCTTGAAGATCAGGATATGTGGTGGTTAAGTGGACTATTTCGCGACGTGAGCCTTTATTCGCGCCCACAAAACGGCCTTTATGATGTTCGTATTCGCACATACCTATCGAATGCATACGTACCGGCGAACTGGTAG
- a CDS encoding IS30 family transposase: MQKQDSTHRQKGQHLTSLERGKVAGFHQAGKSNRWIAAEIGVCPQTINNEIKRGTVDQVKKSNGKRVYHRQYLPEAAQARYETARLSCHRPDKFASVQVFLAWYVQRAKQDKWSPDASIGYAKRHKLFTPEELVCASTLYQYIDDQRLEIRNIDLLEKTKRKTSHQHHTKAKRLAGRSIEERPKVVERRRQFGHWEMDTIVGKRNGKESVILTLIERKTRCQLLRLIEGRDADSVSYALRGIKREWGACIKTITADNGPEFTALNTAFAGTETEIFYAHPYTSCDRGTNEAHNRMIRQDFPKGMSLDDISPSQVQATQDRLNQLPRKQQGYCTPQQNFEAEARRVRRMAQ, from the coding sequence ATGCAGAAACAGGATAGCACACACCGCCAAAAAGGTCAGCACTTAACATCACTCGAGCGCGGAAAAGTGGCCGGATTCCACCAAGCTGGGAAGTCCAATCGTTGGATTGCTGCTGAAATTGGCGTCTGCCCGCAGACCATTAATAATGAAATCAAGCGAGGTACAGTAGATCAGGTCAAGAAGAGTAATGGCAAGCGCGTCTACCATCGACAATACCTGCCAGAGGCTGCTCAGGCACGTTACGAGACTGCACGCTTGAGCTGCCATCGTCCTGACAAGTTCGCCAGCGTACAGGTCTTCTTAGCCTGGTACGTACAGCGAGCTAAGCAGGACAAATGGTCGCCGGATGCTTCGATCGGCTATGCCAAGCGACACAAGCTGTTTACTCCTGAAGAGCTTGTTTGTGCCTCGACTTTGTACCAGTACATTGACGACCAACGCCTAGAGATTCGAAATATCGACCTGTTGGAGAAGACTAAGCGGAAGACCTCTCACCAGCACCACACCAAGGCTAAGCGCCTGGCTGGCCGCAGTATCGAGGAACGGCCTAAGGTCGTTGAACGACGCAGGCAGTTCGGTCACTGGGAGATGGATACCATTGTCGGTAAACGCAATGGCAAGGAGAGCGTCATCTTGACTCTGATTGAGCGCAAGACCCGTTGCCAACTTCTCCGCTTGATCGAAGGACGAGATGCAGACTCTGTGAGCTATGCATTGCGTGGAATCAAGCGCGAATGGGGAGCTTGCATCAAGACCATCACAGCCGACAACGGACCCGAGTTCACCGCCTTAAATACTGCTTTTGCTGGGACGGAAACTGAGATCTTCTACGCCCATCCTTACACGTCCTGCGACCGTGGCACCAACGAGGCACATAACCGGATGATCCGCCAGGACTTCCCTAAGGGCATGTCCTTAGATGACATTAGCCCTAGTCAAGTGCAGGCCACGCAAGACCGCTTGAATCAGTTGCCTCGCAAACAACAGGGCTACTGCACACCCCAGCAAAACTTTGAGGCCGAAGCTCGGCGCGTTCGCCGCATGGCCCAGTAG
- a CDS encoding MGH1-like glycoside hydrolase domain-containing protein, translating into MKKLIKYVVVGCASLILCFCGIMLTRGTVVHADTINDYPNLLNVGGNPTKHIYSANKDVSTNKYSHFSDLGAWHGYYQPIKRVASTLGGFPGPMIIAEEYPVNLSHQLSQLNLVNRKTGKKYSFKNAKATFTSYPGRLNQIYTFKDLEVTLNLIFTSNRTALIQTTLKNRTEQSLDLKCAWTGDIINKLRAGEKDISLKQHFVATNDGVQVAFQKVRNDNYYMTTDQNKVTVAYSRPVTTTITGNQYKSSMKDSISLAAKGTTDLYTVESYVFNAAEQAKEIANYQDYFTNAKQYFEKNAARWNNYLNKAVSSDQKNVKKKEKRDRVAIKSVETLINNWMSPAGALKHDGIVPSMSDQWFVGLWAWDSWKEASAVAEIDPTLAENTIRALFDYQIQTSDKVRPQDSGMIPDAIFYNKNKERGGDGINWNERNSKPPLAAWAVWQVYQQNHDKQFLAEMYPKLVAYHNWWYTNRDFNKNGLAEYGATVDPLHFKKIKGKKEPDTKAIILASAWESGMDNAVRFDAKGVGKTDKGVKIREDKNSDGKVVGYSINQESVDLNAYLYAEKGYLTSMARVLGKQDDVTKYTAEAANLKKVINQDFYDQKTGFYYDRQVNGKQSMLLSNRGKGTEGWIPLWANLATTSHAKGVEKVMMNKKMFNTYMPLPTTSRDNKKFTATKYWRGPVWLDQAMFGVEGLQNYGYTKDALALTDKLFDHAQGLNGTGPIRENYNPLNGNGLNSMNFSWSSSVYYMLHHNIYGTEETSSQTAFNERL; encoded by the coding sequence ATGAAGAAGCTGATTAAGTACGTGGTTGTTGGCTGTGCGAGTCTCATTTTATGTTTCTGCGGCATCATGTTAACTCGTGGGACAGTCGTACATGCAGATACCATCAACGATTATCCGAATCTGTTAAATGTTGGAGGGAACCCAACTAAACATATTTATTCCGCAAATAAAGACGTTTCGACTAACAAGTATTCACATTTTTCAGACTTAGGAGCTTGGCATGGCTATTATCAGCCAATCAAGCGGGTTGCGTCGACCTTGGGCGGTTTTCCTGGCCCAATGATTATCGCTGAAGAATATCCGGTAAATCTGTCGCACCAGCTTTCGCAGCTCAACTTGGTTAACCGCAAGACTGGTAAAAAATACAGTTTTAAAAATGCCAAGGCAACATTCACATCGTATCCCGGACGGTTAAATCAGATTTACACGTTTAAGGATCTTGAAGTGACTTTAAATTTGATTTTTACTTCAAATCGGACGGCGCTCATCCAAACAACGTTAAAGAATAGAACCGAGCAATCGTTAGATCTCAAATGTGCTTGGACAGGGGATATCATCAATAAATTACGTGCTGGGGAAAAGGATATCTCTTTAAAACAGCATTTTGTAGCGACGAATGACGGCGTACAAGTTGCTTTCCAGAAAGTTCGTAATGACAATTATTACATGACGACCGATCAAAACAAGGTGACTGTGGCATACAGTCGACCAGTCACAACGACAATTACTGGCAACCAGTACAAAAGTAGTATGAAAGACTCGATCAGTTTAGCTGCAAAAGGGACAACTGATTTATATACGGTAGAGTCCTATGTCTTTAATGCAGCAGAACAAGCAAAAGAAATAGCGAACTATCAAGATTACTTCACCAATGCAAAACAGTATTTTGAAAAAAATGCAGCCCGTTGGAACAATTACCTCAACAAAGCTGTTTCTTCTGACCAAAAGAATGTGAAGAAGAAAGAGAAACGCGATCGGGTCGCCATTAAAAGCGTCGAGACGTTGATCAATAACTGGATGAGTCCTGCAGGAGCCTTAAAGCATGACGGAATTGTTCCATCGATGTCCGATCAGTGGTTTGTGGGCTTATGGGCTTGGGACTCTTGGAAAGAAGCTTCTGCCGTAGCCGAAATTGATCCAACCTTGGCGGAAAATACGATTCGCGCTTTGTTTGATTATCAGATTCAAACCAGTGATAAAGTGCGTCCTCAAGATAGCGGGATGATTCCTGACGCCATTTTCTACAACAAGAACAAAGAGCGTGGCGGTGACGGCATTAATTGGAACGAACGCAATTCTAAGCCGCCATTAGCTGCATGGGCAGTGTGGCAGGTATATCAACAGAACCATGACAAGCAATTTCTTGCGGAGATGTATCCGAAGCTCGTTGCTTATCATAATTGGTGGTACACAAATCGTGATTTCAACAAGAATGGGTTGGCTGAATACGGCGCAACAGTTGACCCATTACATTTTAAGAAAATTAAAGGCAAGAAGGAGCCAGATACTAAGGCGATTATTCTGGCTTCGGCGTGGGAATCCGGAATGGATAATGCCGTTCGGTTTGATGCCAAGGGTGTTGGCAAGACGGACAAAGGCGTTAAAATTAGGGAAGATAAGAATAGCGATGGCAAGGTGGTCGGATATTCCATTAATCAGGAATCGGTCGATCTTAACGCATACTTATATGCGGAGAAAGGTTACCTAACCTCGATGGCGAGAGTCCTAGGGAAACAAGATGATGTGACCAAATATACGGCTGAGGCAGCAAACCTCAAAAAGGTCATCAACCAAGATTTTTATGATCAAAAGACCGGATTCTATTACGATCGCCAGGTGAATGGGAAGCAGTCTATGTTGCTGAGCAATCGCGGCAAGGGAACTGAAGGCTGGATTCCACTTTGGGCTAACTTAGCCACAACAAGTCATGCAAAAGGTGTTGAAAAGGTCATGATGAACAAAAAGATGTTCAATACTTACATGCCTTTGCCAACTACCTCGCGCGATAACAAGAAATTTACCGCGACGAAATATTGGCGTGGACCGGTTTGGCTGGACCAGGCGATGTTTGGTGTTGAAGGGTTGCAAAATTATGGGTATACCAAGGATGCTTTGGCGCTGACTGACAAACTTTTTGATCATGCCCAGGGATTGAATGGCACCGGCCCTATTCGTGAAAATTACAATCCGTTAAACGGGAATGGACTCAATTCCATGAATTTTAGCTGGTCCTCAAGTGTCTACTATATGCTCCACCACAACATTTACGGCACCGAAGAAACCTCATCCCAAACAGCTTTCAACGAACGTCTCTAA
- a CDS encoding glycoside hydrolase family 2 TIM barrel-domain containing protein has product MVDQTLPADVSLDATIDNIQAWSAEAPHLYDLTMTVLQDDQPLEVVRQRVGFRQIELNGKTFLVNGQAIKFKGVNMHDYSATKGRVMSEADFKKNIILMKRHNINAIRTSHYPKAPYFYDLCDELGMYVIDETDLECHGFELTERYDWITDDPRWKTAYVDRMRRTLQRDKNHPSIIMWSLGNESAFGDNFRAMAAYCKAEDPTRLVHYEGDFEAEVSDVYSTMYTWLEHDTKMTMADVLQKTQKPHILCEYAHSMGNGPGNLKEYQDLFYGHKQLQGGFIWEWFDQGVATKEGDQTYYRYGGDFGDQPNNGNFCIDGLIHPDGNPSTALTEVKKTFEPFQIAVRDLATQTITITNRLDFLSSDQFSFAYELEADGQTVAKGKLDLPTIQPGTAKTVKLGIQLPKFNAETIYNLHLLIELKEATAWADAGTVLSQSVINLQRPKFQVAHQQTTALQATEDNTTITVTGGDYEYRFDKIKGTFSLSHAGSDLIRDGIKMNFWRAPIDNDMYLLDDYYNKYFLNLWHESTREVHLQPQTNGNYVVSLTKQVGTTNSGWYYMIQQQYTIHQDGSFDLDVVGKASGKRDMAPEMLARIGVKMTLPKAYQQVSYDGLGPTENYRDSHQAAYYSHFTSSVDDLFVT; this is encoded by the coding sequence TTGGTAGATCAAACGCTACCCGCTGATGTTTCTTTGGATGCGACTATTGACAACATTCAAGCGTGGTCCGCTGAAGCACCGCATCTATACGATTTAACCATGACGGTTTTGCAGGACGATCAGCCGCTTGAGGTAGTACGACAACGGGTTGGTTTTCGCCAGATTGAGTTGAATGGCAAAACTTTTTTAGTCAATGGGCAAGCAATTAAGTTTAAGGGCGTCAACATGCATGATTACAGCGCTACTAAGGGGCGGGTCATGTCTGAAGCTGATTTCAAAAAGAATATTATTTTGATGAAGCGTCACAATATCAACGCGATCCGCACGTCACATTATCCAAAAGCACCGTACTTTTATGACCTGTGTGACGAATTAGGCATGTATGTCATTGATGAGACTGATCTTGAATGCCACGGATTTGAATTGACCGAGCGCTATGACTGGATTACTGATGATCCGCGCTGGAAAACGGCATACGTGGATCGGATGCGCCGTACGCTACAGCGCGATAAGAATCATCCATCGATCATCATGTGGTCACTTGGCAACGAGTCTGCTTTTGGGGATAACTTCCGGGCAATGGCAGCTTACTGTAAAGCCGAAGATCCAACGCGTCTAGTTCATTACGAAGGCGATTTCGAGGCTGAGGTCAGCGATGTTTATTCGACTATGTACACTTGGCTTGAACATGATACCAAGATGACGATGGCGGATGTTCTTCAGAAAACTCAAAAGCCGCACATCTTATGCGAATATGCCCATTCAATGGGTAACGGGCCTGGTAATCTGAAGGAATATCAAGATCTTTTCTACGGTCATAAGCAGTTGCAAGGTGGTTTTATCTGGGAATGGTTTGATCAAGGCGTTGCGACTAAGGAAGGTGATCAGACCTATTACCGATATGGTGGTGATTTTGGTGATCAACCTAACAACGGCAACTTCTGTATTGACGGCTTGATTCACCCGGATGGGAACCCATCGACAGCATTGACTGAAGTTAAAAAGACGTTTGAACCTTTCCAGATAGCGGTGCGTGACTTAGCAACGCAGACCATAACGATTACGAACCGGCTTGATTTTCTGAGTTCGGATCAATTCAGCTTTGCTTATGAGCTGGAAGCTGACGGTCAGACGGTCGCAAAAGGCAAACTTGATTTACCGACTATTCAGCCGGGAACTGCTAAAACGGTTAAATTAGGTATTCAATTGCCAAAGTTTAACGCTGAAACCATTTATAACCTGCATTTACTCATTGAACTCAAGGAAGCAACCGCTTGGGCTGATGCCGGCACGGTATTGTCACAATCAGTCATCAATCTGCAACGGCCAAAATTTCAAGTGGCTCATCAACAGACGACCGCGTTACAGGCAACCGAAGATAACACCACGATCACGGTGACGGGCGGGGATTACGAATACCGGTTCGATAAAATCAAGGGAACTTTCAGTCTGAGTCATGCTGGAAGCGACCTAATTCGCGACGGGATTAAGATGAACTTCTGGCGTGCGCCAATCGACAACGACATGTATTTGCTGGATGACTATTACAACAAATATTTCCTGAATCTTTGGCATGAGAGTACCCGCGAAGTTCATTTGCAGCCCCAAACAAATGGCAATTATGTTGTTAGCTTAACCAAGCAAGTGGGTACGACCAATAGCGGTTGGTATTACATGATCCAGCAACAATATACCATTCATCAAGATGGCAGTTTTGACCTTGATGTCGTAGGCAAGGCGAGTGGCAAACGCGATATGGCTCCGGAGATGCTGGCACGAATCGGGGTCAAAATGACCTTGCCGAAAGCTTATCAACAAGTCTCCTATGATGGCCTGGGCCCTACGGAAAACTATCGCGACTCACACCAAGCAGCATATTATAGTCACTTCACGAGTAGCGTTGACGATTTGTTTGTGACGTAA
- a CDS encoding amino acid permease, giving the protein MSEDKSRQRLGSAALMLMTFSAVFAFPSIVNNSIQIGLATIPGYIFGSLFYFLPFILMIAEFASANSDKESGVHSWLESVLGSKFAFLGAWSYFFVNLFFFVSLLPNTLIYGSYALLGHNVFGGAMGTKIISILSIVLFWLATWVCIKGVSWISTVTNFAGTARLLMGVIFVVLAFVVVMGMGEKPAQDFSMKAITPTFNWTFFMTMAWILQAVGGGESIGVYIKDTKGGNKTFVRTMIISTLIVGLMYVLGAIAVGFVVPKSVLAGNFSNGIFDIFKILGTHFNIPGNVMVRLVGLILFIGSLGSLALWTAAPVKVFFSEIPEGVFGKWMVKTNQEGNPTNALIVPALGIGNLDSFLETLINMTAATSLLPVLFLLIAYIMLRWKKDDMPRDFRFGNRTVGLIAGIFLLCVFLFVFFMSTVPDPHLIAEELAGHLPKGTASPIGTLLYNVLGVVIFMGVAWIYWDRYEKRERLAKAEPVSH; this is encoded by the coding sequence ATGTCAGAAGATAAATCACGGCAGCGTTTAGGTTCGGCTGCTTTAATGTTGATGACTTTCTCGGCGGTGTTTGCTTTTCCGAGCATCGTCAACAACAGCATTCAAATTGGCCTTGCAACAATTCCCGGTTATATTTTTGGCAGCCTTTTCTACTTCTTGCCGTTCATTTTGATGATTGCTGAATTTGCTTCGGCTAACTCTGATAAAGAGTCAGGGGTGCATAGTTGGCTGGAAAGCGTACTGGGTAGTAAGTTCGCTTTCCTGGGAGCATGGTCGTATTTCTTCGTCAATTTGTTTTTCTTTGTTTCATTGTTGCCTAACACCCTGATTTATGGCTCATATGCGTTGCTAGGCCATAACGTTTTTGGCGGGGCTATGGGGACGAAAATTATCTCAATTCTGTCAATTGTTTTGTTCTGGTTAGCCACGTGGGTTTGTATTAAGGGGGTCTCGTGGATTTCGACTGTCACCAATTTTGCCGGAACTGCGCGATTACTGATGGGCGTGATCTTTGTTGTCCTTGCCTTTGTGGTCGTCATGGGGATGGGCGAAAAGCCTGCTCAAGACTTCAGTATGAAGGCAATCACCCCGACGTTTAACTGGACATTTTTCATGACCATGGCGTGGATTTTGCAGGCCGTTGGTGGTGGCGAAAGTATCGGTGTTTATATCAAGGATACGAAAGGCGGCAACAAGACCTTTGTACGCACCATGATTATTTCGACCCTTATTGTGGGCTTAATGTATGTTCTCGGTGCTATCGCGGTTGGTTTCGTTGTTCCAAAGTCGGTTTTGGCCGGCAACTTCTCCAATGGGATCTTTGATATTTTTAAGATTTTAGGCACGCATTTTAACATTCCTGGTAATGTGATGGTCCGGCTCGTTGGATTAATTCTCTTTATTGGGAGTTTGGGATCTCTAGCCCTATGGACAGCAGCGCCGGTTAAAGTCTTCTTCTCCGAAATTCCTGAAGGTGTCTTCGGTAAATGGATGGTCAAAACCAATCAGGAAGGTAATCCAACGAATGCGCTGATCGTGCCAGCGCTTGGCATTGGTAATCTGGATAGCTTCTTGGAAACCCTGATCAACATGACCGCCGCAACTTCCTTACTGCCAGTCTTGTTCCTGTTGATTGCTTATATCATGTTGCGATGGAAGAAAGACGATATGCCGCGCGACTTTCGCTTTGGTAATCGAACAGTCGGGTTGATTGCAGGGATTTTCCTGCTATGCGTTTTCCTGTTCGTCTTCTTTATGTCCACTGTGCCTGACCCGCATCTGATTGCTGAGGAACTGGCAGGTCATTTACCAAAAGGAACTGCTAGCCCGATCGGCACGTTACTATACAACGTACTTGGTGTGGTCATTTTCATGGGTGTCGCATGGATATATTGGGATCGCTATGAAAAACGCGAACGGCTGGCAAAGGCTGAACCAGTATCCCATTAA